The following DNA comes from Corynebacterium urogenitale.
TGCCAGCAGAACTCTTCGATGTGGCTCACAAGAGCGCAGATGATGAGGGCAACTACGAACAACAGTTGCGCGATAGCCACGCCAACGCCCTCGAGCTGGTTGGCGACGACGTGGGAACCCCAGTGGTCAAGCTCGGGGACCGCGCTTTCTTTGGCCCAGTGCTCACACGCATCCCTCAGGGAGAAACCGCCGGCGAGCTATTCGATGCCTCCGTGACCCTAGGTGGTTACCCACACTTCTTCGAACTGAAGCGTTCGCGCACTGAAGGCCCGCAGGCCGAGTTCGCCTAAAAACTGCCCAAAAATTCGCTAGAATCTGCAGCTATGCGTATTTACCTAGGTGCTGACCATGCTGGTTTCGAGATGAAGAATGTGATCAAGGATCACCTCATTGCCAAGGGCCTGGAGGTTGTCGATTGCGGTGCTCATGAATACGACGCCGACGACGACTACCCGGCATTCTGCATTGAGGCGGCCCGCCGCGTCGTTGAGGACGAAGGCTCGCTGGGCATCGTCCTCGGCGGATCCGGTAACGGCGAGCAGATCGCTGCCAACAAGGTCAAGGGAGCGCGTTGTGCCCTGGCGTGGTCCGTAGAGACTGCAAAACTGGCGCGCGAGCACAACAACGCCCAGCTCATTGGGTTGGGTGGCCGCATGCACTCCGAGGAAGAAGCGTTGGCCATCGTGGATGCGTTCATCTCTCAACCGTGGAGCGAGGCTGAGCGCCACCAGCGCCGCATCGATATTCTCGCTGAGTACGAGCGCACGGGGGAAGCCCCTGCGCTGCCAGAAGCGAAGTAAATTATTCAGCACACTGAGCCCCGCGCCCATTGGAATGGGCCGGGGCTCGTCTCATGGGTAGATCCTCAATGGAGGTGGGGAGAGCCCCAATGGGGAATCCAACGGGGGAATCTCGGTAGGGGGAGAATTCTTTAGTCACCCTTCGAGCGTGAGCTCTTCGCGAGTCGCTTTTCCTGCCATTCCTTGATCTCGTCGGAGTTCCACAGAGTCAGGCCATTGAACTTGGTGACGGGCTGAGGGGCTCGTCCGCGGCCAGCGTAACTCGTGAAGGTACCGCGGGCAGTACCGGAAAATTCAGCGCACTGCGTGGCGGTCCACAATTCCACGCCAGTCTCTCGGTCGATAATCACAGGCTTCATAAATAAGAATTTTAGAGCGGGAACCTTAAGTGCGCCTAACAATAAGTAAAGTGTGTCGATAGATTCGCATTGTGGGGGCAGAAGATGGATCCCATCCGGCAGTGATTAAGCCGTAGGACGGAGGTCTGCGACGGAAACTGAGGGGGCGTACTGTGGGGGAACAGGCAGAACGCCACTATCGCCGCTATCGCCACTATCAAAGGAAGTGACTTGGGATGTCCACGACCTACGCGCAGCAACTGGTCTCCACGCTAGAACGTCAAGGGGTGGAGAGGATCTACGGCGTGGTGGGCGATAGCCTCAACCCCATCGTGGACGCCGTCAAACGCAGCTCAATCGAATGGGTCCATGTGCGCAACGAGGAGGCTGGGGCATTCGCGGCTGGAGCGGAGTCGCAAATGACCGGACGCCTTGCGGTGTGCGCTGGAAGTTGCGGTCCCGGAAACCTGCACCTGCTGCAGGGTTTATACGATTCTCATCGCAATGGGGCGCGGGTTGTGGCGCTCGCCAGCCACATTCCAAGCGACGCGATTGGTTCCAATTATTTTCAGGAAACGCACCCAGAGGCTTTATTCGC
Coding sequences within:
- a CDS encoding ribose-5-phosphate isomerase; translation: MRIYLGADHAGFEMKNVIKDHLIAKGLEVVDCGAHEYDADDDYPAFCIEAARRVVEDEGSLGIVLGGSGNGEQIAANKVKGARCALAWSVETAKLAREHNNAQLIGLGGRMHSEEEALAIVDAFISQPWSEAERHQRRIDILAEYERTGEAPALPEAK
- a CDS encoding helix-turn-helix transcriptional regulator, with protein sequence MKPVIIDRETGVELWTATQCAEFSGTARGTFTSYAGRGRAPQPVTKFNGLTLWNSDEIKEWQEKRLAKSSRSKGD